From a single Nicotiana tabacum cultivar K326 chromosome 8, ASM71507v2, whole genome shotgun sequence genomic region:
- the LOC107806021 gene encoding large ribosomal subunit protein eL14y → MPFKRFVEIGRVALVNYGEDYGNLVVIVDVIDQNRALVDAPGMVRSQINFKRLSLTDIKIDIKRIPKKKTLVAAMEAADVKSKWESSSWGRKLIVQKRRASLNDFDRFKLMLAKIKKAGVVRQELAKLKKEAA, encoded by the exons ATG CCGTTCAAGAGGTTCGTGGAAATCGGAAGAGTCGCCCTTGTCAACTACGGGGAGGACTATGGGAATCTCGTTGTTATCGTCGATGTCATTGACCAAAATAGG GCGCTTGTTGATGCTCCTGGCATGGTGAGGAGCCAGATTAACTTTAAGAGGCTTTCACTCACAGATATCAAAATTGACATCAAAAGGATTCCAAAGAAGAAGACCCTCGTTGCTGCTATGGAGGCTGCTG ACGTGAAGAGCAAATGGGAGAGCAGTTCCTGGGGAAGAAAGTTGATAGTTCAGAAGAGGAGGGCATCGCTTAATGATTTTGACAGGTTCAAGCTCATGCTGGCAAAGATAAAG AAGGCTGGAGTTGTAAGGCAGGAGCTTGCTAAGCTTAAGAAGGAGGCTGCTTAG